In Gymnogyps californianus isolate 813 chromosome 1, ASM1813914v2, whole genome shotgun sequence, the following are encoded in one genomic region:
- the RPS11 gene encoding 40S ribosomal protein S11: MADTQTERAYQKQPTIFQNKKRVLLGEGGKEKLPRYYKNIGLGFKTPKEAIEGTYIDKKCPFTGNVSIRGRILSGVVTKMKMQRTIVIRRDYLHYIRKYNRFEKRHKNMSVHLSPCFRDVQIGDIVTVGECRPLSKTVRFNVLKVTKAAGTKKQFQKF; this comes from the exons ATGGCGGACACGCAG ACCGAGCGGGCCTACCAGAAGCAGCCCACCATCTTCCAGAACAAGAAGCGGGTGCTGCTGGGCGAGGGTGGCAAGGAGAAGCTGCCCCGCTACTACAAAAACATCGGCCTCGGCTTCAAGACTCCTAAGGAG GCGATTGAGGGCACCTACATCGACAAGAAGTGTCCCTTCACTGGTAATGTCTCCATCCGTGGCCGAATCCTGTCAG GTGTGGTCACCAAGATGAAGATGCAGCGCACCATTGTCATCCGTCGGGACTACCTGCATTACATCCGCAAGTACAACCGCTTCGAAAAGCGCCACAAGAACATGTCTGTGCATCTCTCCCCCTGCTTCAG GGATGTCCAGATTGGGGATATTGTCACCGTGGGAGAGTGCCGTCCCCTCAGCAAGACTGTCCGGTTCAATGTCCTCAAAGTCACAAAGGCTGCTGGTACCAAGAAGCAATTccagaagttttaa